The Deinococcota bacterium genome has a segment encoding these proteins:
- a CDS encoding glycosyltransferase family 4 protein — MLVAPTSITYAFFITVALGLGYWLTGRIWCYARDAGILDIPNGRSSHIKATPRGGGLSFGLIFLGSCTVFFWLLPESRALWVALLGGGALIVAIGWLDDRYDVVYRLRLAVHALAAAWVVFWLGGLGQVELGVATLPLGVLGSLLAWLGVIWLINLYNFMDGIDGLAAGQAVVVSLAAGSLLLAAGYWPLALACWTLTAATAGFLYWNWPPAKIFMGDVGSGLLGFVFAALALYTEGRGMMPLLLWILLLAPFIVDATATLLYRIAKRENWLEAHCSHAYQRAVQRGYSHLQVTSCVLLIDGVLVLLAYLAWRWPAALLPAVSVVLMALFLLWHHYTVVRVERVERVEAVDRGVGRLRLASRDKVALKK; from the coding sequence ATGCTTGTAGCGCCTACCTCGATAACCTATGCGTTTTTTATCACTGTCGCGCTGGGCCTCGGCTACTGGCTGACGGGCCGGATATGGTGCTACGCTCGAGACGCGGGTATCCTGGACATTCCCAACGGCCGAAGCTCCCACATAAAAGCCACGCCAAGAGGCGGGGGTCTCTCCTTCGGGCTGATCTTTCTCGGCTCCTGCACCGTGTTTTTCTGGCTGCTGCCTGAGAGCCGGGCGCTATGGGTCGCGCTGCTGGGAGGTGGCGCGCTGATCGTTGCCATCGGCTGGCTGGACGACCGCTACGACGTCGTGTACAGGCTGCGCCTGGCGGTTCACGCGCTGGCGGCCGCCTGGGTCGTCTTCTGGCTGGGCGGGCTGGGACAAGTCGAGCTGGGTGTGGCCACCCTGCCGCTAGGCGTTTTGGGCTCCTTGCTGGCCTGGCTGGGCGTCATCTGGCTCATCAACCTCTACAACTTCATGGACGGCATCGACGGGCTGGCCGCCGGTCAGGCGGTGGTGGTGTCGCTTGCCGCCGGTAGCCTCCTGCTCGCCGCGGGCTACTGGCCACTGGCCCTGGCCTGCTGGACGCTCACCGCGGCGACGGCAGGCTTCTTGTACTGGAACTGGCCCCCCGCCAAGATTTTCATGGGCGACGTGGGCAGCGGCCTGCTCGGCTTCGTCTTCGCCGCTTTGGCCCTCTACACGGAAGGCCGCGGCATGATGCCCCTGCTGCTCTGGATCCTGCTGCTGGCGCCCTTTATCGTCGACGCCACGGCGACCCTGCTCTACCGCATCGCCAAACGGGAGAACTGGCTCGAGGCCCACTGCTCCCACGCTTACCAGCGGGCGGTCCAGCGCGGCTACAGCCACCTTCAGGTCACCTCGTGCGTCCTGCTCATCGACGGCGTGCTGGTGCTGCTGGCCTACCTGGCCTGGCGCTGGCCCGCGGCTTTGCTGCCCGCGGTATCGGTCGTGCTCATGGCGCTCTTCCTGCTGTGGCACCACTACACCGTTGTGAGGGTCGAGCGGGTCGAGCGGGTCGAGGCGGTCGACAGAGGGGTCGGCAGGTTGAGGCTCGCATCCCGAGACAAGGTGGCGTTGAAGAAGTAG